In the Aristaeella hokkaidonensis genome, CGGCGCCCCGATCACGGATATGAAAATCACCCTGATCGCCGGAAAGGCTCACCTGAAGCATACGGAGGGCGGGGATTTCCGGCAGGCCACCTACCGGGCGGTCCGCCAGGGCCTGATGAAGGCCGGATGCGTACTGCTGGAGCCCTATCTGTCGCTGGAAATCACCGTGCCCCAGGAAGCCCTGGGCCGGGTAATGAACGACCTGACCCTGATGGGCGGCAGGCCGGAAGGACCGGAGGACGCGGAGGAAGGACTCCGGAAGATTCGGGCTGTGGTGCCTGCTTCCGCCTGCCGGAACTATGCCCGGGACCTGAGCGCGCGGACCGGAGGGGCGGGACGGATGATTGCTTCCTTTTCCGCATACCTGCCCTGCGCGGAGGCGGAAAAGGTGATTGCGGAAAAAGCCTATGATCCGCTCCGGGACGTGATGAATCCGGCGGATTCCGTATTTTGCTCCCACGGTGCCGGGGTTTCGGTTCCCTGGGACCAGGTGGAGCAGTATATGCACCTGCCTTTAAAAGAGGAAAGGAAAAAAGCGGAAGCCGCTCCGGCTGTCCGGACGGTCGGCGCCGCGCCGTATCGGGGGACCGCGGAGGAAGAGGAAACCCTGCGGCACATCTTTGAAAAAACCTACGGACCGGTAAAGGCCCAGCGGCTGATGAACCCTGTGCCGAAGGAAACCCCGGCGGAAAAACTGCCGGAGGAGAAACGGACGCCGGCTCCGGAGGGCGAGATCCTGCTGGTGGACGGCTATAATGTGCTGTTTGCCTGGGATGAGTGGAAGGACCGGGTACAGGAAAACTTCGACGCGGCCCGGATGCAGCTGACGGAGCTGATGTGCGACTACGCGGGCATGACGGGACGGGAGGTTATCCTGGTTTTTGACGCCTACAAGGTGAAAGGGAATCCCGGATCCGCGGAAAAATACAAGAATATCTACGTGGTCTATACCCGGGAGGCACAGACCGCGGACGCCTATATTGAAAAAACCACCCTGCTGGCCCGGAACCGGGCGAGGGTGCGGGTGGTGACCTCCGACCGGCCGGAGCAGCTGATTGCGCTGGGCAATGAAGCGCTGCGCACTTCCGCCCGGGAATTCCGGCGGGAGGTGATCGGCGTGCAGGGAAGCGTTGCCGAATACCTGCAAAAAAACTACCGCCCTGGAACGGAACGTTCACTGGAGCGGCTGTATAAGGAAGCCTGGAAGAAATCCAGGGAGAATAATGACGCGTAGGGCCGGTTAAGCCGCAGGAGCCTCTCCTGCGGTTTTTGTTTCCTTCCGGCACAGGCACAGGTACAGGATCACCGTTACAATCGTGGTCGCCAGCAGTACGCAGGTGCCGAAGGAACTCAGGTTATAGGCAAGCCAGTTGTAGACGCCCTCCGGCAGCAGGGATTGAAAATGCCAGGGCTTGTCCATCGCGTACTGCATGATCCCGTTCAGCACATAGCTTATCAGGTAAATCACCAGGGCCCATCCCGGGAAGCGCCCGCTCCGCTGTTTCACCCTGTATCCGGCGCGGATGAACAGGATGAGCATCACCACCGCGGCCAGCACCTGGTCCACATGCACAAAGAAGAAAATCAGGCAGTCCAGCCGGGTCAGCTCCAGGAAGAGCCGCACGGCGCATACCAGGAAGACGAAGCGCTCAAAGCGCAGCCCCTCCGGCAGGGGGCGGCCCTTCCGTGCCCGCAGCGCCATGCAGCCGACGATCACGAGGATCATAAGTGCCGCGATGGTGCACACGGCCAGGTACCATACGCCCCAGCTGTCCTTCACCGCGAAGGGGAACCGCGCAAACAGGTCACCGTCCGTCATGTCCTGTAGGCCGATGTCGCGGAGATCCGCCAGTCCCAGTTCTCCCAGGAAAATTTCATCAAACCGCATCAGGGCTGCCAGTAATCCGGCGGGAAAGGCCAGCTGGTCCAGATACGCGGGGATTTCCCTGCGCTTTTTTGCGCGGAACAGCACCGGCGCCAGGCAGAAACCGATTGCGCCGCCGACGAAGGAAAACTGTTCCGGCACCAGCAGGAACCATTTGCCGGCACCGTTGGCCTTCAGTGCGGAATAGTTCAGCGCCACATAGACGCCCTTGGCAAAAAAGTAAGCCAGCACAAGGCCGGCAATAAAAATGCCCGCCGCCAGGGGCACGGAAAGCCCGTGCTTCCGGACGCTCAGCAGGAAAAGGGAACCTGACACCAGGATACTCAGTGCCAGGATCGCAAAATACAACGTTGTTGCAGAAAGCATATGGTTCACCAGCTCACAGGATTATTCAGCCGAGGCAAAATAGATGATATCGGTCAGTTTCCGCTGGGACTGATAACCCAGCTCGTTGACCTTGTTTCCTCTGAAGAAGAGCAGGGTGGAATCGCCGCCATCCAGGTTATAGGCGATCTTTACGTCCAGTGTTGCGACAAAATCGGCAAACTGATGGAGGGTCATGCCGCCGTTCTTCTGGGAAGGTCCGGCACAGCATACGACTTTGTAATGCAGGTGATCTACCTGGCAGATGCAGATCCGCTGACGGGGATCCATCCAGGCCATATTGATCCAGCGATCAGTGCCGCGGAAGTCGTCCACAGGACGGCCGTTTTCCACCAGGATCGGACCGAAAGAGAAGGAATTCAGCACCCGCTTGCCGTTGATATGCGCGGGAACTGATCCTTCCTGGGGTTGATGAATGCCTGTGAAATCGCCGTCTTCATCAACCAGGAGTACGTCCATCAGCAATGCATTCCACTTGCCGACAGGATCCAGGTTGTTCTCATACAGGGTTCCCTGGCGGACGATGTATCCCAATCCACGCTTTTCGGTGCTGCTGAAATAGTCCCCGTTGATGGCGAGTACGGCATTGGCACGCTCTGCCAGCCGGATGGCGTCCATCTGGCCTGTCGTTTCAAAAGAACCGTTCAGGCTGGCTGCAAGGGTGCGGAGCTGGGAAGCGTCTTTCAGGAGAATATCAGCAGTCCAATACTGACAATCTTCATAGACACCACTTCCGATGGAGACCGTGATGGTGGAATCGGAATAAGTATCATTGCCGGTATATCCGGAGGCCTTCGGCGCGCTGCCGATGGAATAATCAATGGGAAGCATATATCCCTTGTCTGAAAAATCCTGTGGAGCCAGCAGTTCCAGCGGCTCTTCCGATTCCGGAATGACGACATCCTCCGAAGGCCAGCTGTCTTCGAAGGGGACATACTCAGTCCGGGGGTGAAGATGGTTTTCACCAAAGTTTTTCAGGATCACTTCGTAATGGGGATCCCGTTTGGTCTGTGTGATCATCCGCCAGCCGCCGAGGGTGGAATAATGGGTGGTGTTGATATTGGTGTTCGGGAAGGCAGCGCGGATTGCGTCCACATCCTCACCGACGGGAACAGCGTTAATCTTCCGGCAGGAATACATCCAGAGCCGCTTCAGATTGGGAAGCTTCAGCACAGGGCTCAGATCCTCGATCCGGTTGAAGCACAGATTCAGATCCATCAGGTGATCGAGTCCTTCCAGCGGGGAGATATCCAGGATTCTGTTCTTGAACAGTTCCAGATATTCCAGATGCTTCAGAGAAGCAATGGGAGTGATATCTTCAATCGTGTTGCAGGCTACGATCAGGATCCGGAGGTTGGGCAGATCATACAGAAAGTCCAGATTGGTGACGTTGTTATGGCCTACATCCAGTGCCATGAGGTTCCAGCAGTATTTCAGTACGGAAAAATCCTCACTGTTGTGCTTTGCACTGGTGTCGTTATGCAGCGTGGACCAGGAAGTATAGTCCGTACGCACCAGGTGCTCATGATCCCGGTTGCGGATCACCATGGTCCAGCCCCAGCGCATATCAGGATAGCGGGCAGCCAGCATATCACACTGGTCAGCGGTCATCCGGTTTTGCCACATATCTACCTGCCGAAGGGACGGCATCTGGTCAAGAAATGCGGTAAAGGCATCAAAGTCTGTAACGACAAAATTACCGAGGTCAATATACTCGGCATCCTGGGGGTAATCAGTTCCTTCATAAGAAATGGTCGTTCCGTCTGCGCTGGCGAAAAGCGGAAGAACCAGCAAAAGCAGCAGAAGGAGTAACAGAACGTGAAAATTGCAATGTTTATTGTCCATCTTGTTCCTGGTACCGTGCGCGGTTGAAATTGTCTGCCAGGTCGGCGACATTTTCAAGCACTTTGTCCGGCTCTTTGATGTTGTTTGACTGGGGAGTGTTCTTTTTTATCCAGAGACCGATAACTGCAAGTACAACGAGAACAGCAAAGAAAACGATCATAAAAGTTCCGAACATCGTACGGTACACCTCCTGAATACATAATTTAGTGAGATTTTACGCGGATATTATAATAAATCACCGGGGTGATTTCAAGCTGACGCAGGCCGGGCGTCAGACTACAGGGATCCCTTCTTCCGGCAGCTCCAGTTCTTCTTTCGGATAGTCGAGGACGTGTTTGTCGATCTGGTTTACATACGCGGACACGGGATCCGTCGGATCATAAAAAACAGGGATTTTCCGGCCGAGGAAGTTTTCCTTTCCGTATTTCCGCAGGATAAAGCGGGTGGCGTCTGCATGCGTCTCATAGGGAATGTCATTCACCGTATACTGAATGGTACAGTGGAACAGGGTGACTGGATCGTCGTCCAGGTCCAGGTGGGTTTCCCCGATGATCCGGGTGAGGGTACCCGTGGCCAGACCCGTGGCCCTGCGGTGCAGCGTATGGATGCGGTAGGCAGAATGCAGCCGGGGAGCGGCGGCAGACAGCAGCATAAGGATCAGGATACCGAGCGTGAGCCAGGTGTCCCGGGTGGCATGGCGTGTTTCTATATCCCGGAGGATCTGCCAAAGAACGAAGAAGAGCACCACGCCGAAGATGATCCGCAGGCCGACGGCGAGTGCGAGCGACGCTTTGGAGCCGCGGAAGGAGGCAAACCAGCGACTGAGCACGAGCATGTACAACAGTGCAAGGGTACCGCAGACCATGGCCAGGGTCGCGAACAGGGTGGTGGCTGTCGGAAGCGCTTCGTACTGAATGTATGCGGTGATCAGCAGGCACAGGATGCCATGGGAAAAAACCAGAAGTGACGGCCGCTTTTTTTGAACGGCTTTATATACCAGCCAGTTCAGGATGACTGCGGCTAAAGCGGCCAGAAGGATCAGGAAGGCAGCCGTACCGGAAAGACAGGCAGCCTCGCCGATGGGACGCCTGAGGAAGATGATACACAGTGCCGGGGCAAGTGCATAAAAAAGCAGAAACCTTGGGAAAACTGTCAGGAAGAACTTTTTCAGAGCTCGCAGCAGGTCGGATTTGTTCATAAAAACAGCCTCCGTATTTTTATCAAACTATAACAAACACCTCATTCCGGATACAGAATAGCAGGGTTAACCAGTATATAAAAGGTTTGAATTCGCAAAATAATTCCCGCTATTTTGCATTTGTCCTGTTTTTTTGCACATATTTTCATTGTACAGACCTAAAAACAGGGCAGGACAAAAGTCCTACCCTGCCGGAAATGCTGTTATTATTTACCGAAGTACCGCTCCAGCAGACCCTTGAAGGCCTTGCCGTGGCGGGCTTCGTCGCGGGCCATTTCATGCACGGTGTCATGGATGGCATCCAGGCCCAGCTCCTTGGCTTTCTTGGCCAGGTCGGTCTTGCCCTGGGTGGCGCCGTTTTCGGCTTCCACGCGGACGCGGAGGTTTTCCTTGGTGCTGGGGGAGAGCACTTCGCCCAGCAGCTCGGCGAACTTGGCGGCATGCTCAGCTTCTTCAAAAGCGGCAGTCTTCCAATATTCAGCGATCTCCGGATAGCCTTCACGGGCAGCGGCGCGGCCCATGGCCAGGTACATGCCGACTTCGCAGCATTCGCCTTCGAAGTTGGAACGCAGACCGGCTTTGATTTCTTCCGGAACGTCCTTGGCAACGCCGACCACATGCTCGGCAGCCCAGGTCATTTCGCCTTCCTGTTTGATGAACTTGGAACCGGGAACTTTACAGACGGGGCACTTCTCGGGCGGTTCGGGCCCTTCATGTACGTACCCGCATACGGGACATACCCACTTCATAATGACTACCTCCATATTCTTAATAGTAAAAATGTCTTTTCCGGCCACTTGCCTGGTCAGATTATACCATTGAAAACATTGTAAAGTAAAGAAAGAAATCAGGTCAGAAAAACTTGCTTTTGGTTGAAATGTATGGTAAAATCCATCCGATTACGCACCTTTTCCCTGCGACTGCTTGTGCCGCACACCGCGGTGGCCGGCCGCACAAGGGAAAGGGGTGGAAAATAACAAGGAGGGAACCCCTATGGCAGTCATTTCCATGAAACAGCTTCTGGAAGCCGGCGTACACTTTGGTCATCAGACCCGCCGGTGGAACCCGAAGATGGCGCAGTACATCTTCACCGAACGTAACGGCATCTACATCATCGACCTGCAGAAGACAGTCCGCAAGGTTGATGAAGCTTATGCTTTCGTCCGCGACATCGCGATGGAAGGCAAGAGCATCCTGTTCGTCGGCACCAAAAAGCAGGCCCAGGAATCCATTGAATCCGAAGCCAAGCGCTGCAACATGTTTTATGTCAACAACCGCTGGCTGGGCGGTATGCTGACTAACTTCAAGACCATCCGCACCCGTATTGAGCGCCTGAACCAGATCGACAAGATGGAACAGAGCGGTCAGTTCGACGTGCTGCCCAAGAAGGAAGTTATCAAGCTGATCCACGAGCGGGAAAAGCTGGAAACCAACCTGGGCGGTATCCGCGAGATGAAGAAGCTGCCCGGCGCTCTGTTCGTTGTGGACCCCCGCAAGGAGCACATCGCCGTGACCGAAGCCCGCATCCTGGGCATCCCGATCGTGGGCATTGTTGATACCAACTGCGATCCTGACGAAATCGACTACGTGATCCCCGGCAACGACGACGCTATCCGCGCTGTGAAGCTGATCGCCGGCAAGCTGGCCGATGCTGTGCTGGAAGGCAAGCAGGGCGAGCAGGTTGAAGCTGAAGCTGAAGAAGCTCCCGCTGAAGCCGAAGAGAAGCCCGCCGAGGAAGCTACCGAAGCTTAATCATTAACGGCTTGAACCTCTGACAAATAGAATAAGTATATTAGAGAGGATTGATTAATATGGCAGCAATTACTTCCGCTATGGTTAAAGAGCTGCGCGAGCGCACCAGCGCCGGCATGATGGATTGCAAAAAGGCTCTGGTTGAGAGCGACGGAGATATGGACAAGGCCATTGAATGGCTGCGTGAAAAGGGACTGAGCCAGGCTGCCAAGAAGGCCAGCCGTATCGCCGCTGAAGGCGTTGTGGCTCAGTACACCAACGATGAAGGCACCATCGGTGCGATCGTCGAAGTGAACTGCGAAACCGACTTCGTTGCCAAGACCGATAACTTCATCGGCTTCGCCAACAAGGTTGCCAAGCAGGTTGCTCTGGCTAACCCCGCTGATGTGGACGCCCTGATGGCCCAGGCTTTCGTGGACGACAACAGCAAGACCATTTCCGACCTGGTCAGCGATGCGACCGTTGCGATCGGTGAGAAGATCTCCGTCCGCCGCTTCAGCCGCTACGAGACCACCGGTGTGGTTTCCACCTACATTCACCTGGGTGGCAAAGTCGGCGTTATGGTCGAAGTTGCCGCTGATGCTGCCGGCCGTGCCAGCGAAGACGTGAAGACCTTCGCTCATGACCTGGCTCTGCAGATCGCCGCTGCCAAGCCCGAGGCTGTCCGCCGCGAAGAAGTGGACGTTGAGAAGCTGGAGAAGGAAAAGGAAATCCTTCGCGCCCAGGCTCTGAACGAAGGCAAGCCCGAGAAGATCGTCGATCGTATGGTCGAAGGCCGTATCGAAAAGTACTACAAGGAAGTGTGCCTGCTCGAGCAGCCCTTCGTCAAGGATCCCGATAAGAACATCAAGGGTCTGATGGGCGAGATCGCCAAGGCTGCCGGCGCTGAACTGGATGTTGTGAAGTTCAGCCGCTTCGAGCGCGGTGAAGGCATCGAAAAGCGGAAGGATGACCTGGCCGCTGAGATCGCCGCGATGCAGAAGTAATAAAACAGAAGAAAAGGGCTGTCTGATGACAGCCCTTTTTTCTTAAATGAATACTTAAAACTTAAAAATTCTATATGCTTAAGGTGGTGAGAAGATGAAGATTGGACTTTTGATCGCAATTACCCGGGAACTGGAGGCTTTCCTGCAGAGCGGGGAAGAGCGGACCGAGGAGATTGTGGCGGGCAGAACTATCTACAAGACCCGGATGGAAGGCCATGAAATCTATGCCGTATGTTCCGGCTGCGGAGAGATTGATGCGTCCTCTGCAACCATGCTGCTGATCGTGAAATACGGCTGCGAACTGATCCTGAATTTCGGCGTGACCGGCGCCTTGCTGGAAGACCTGAAGGTGGAAGACCTGTTCGTGGCAGAGAAGGCATGGCATTATGATTTCGATATCACTGCCTTCGGCGGCACTGAGAAACTGGGCCAGTACTCGGAGTATCCTGATGAATTCATTCCCCTGGATGCAGGCCTGGTGAACCTTGTGACGGAGAAGATCCCCGGAATCCGGAAAATCGCGGTAGCCAGCGCGGATAAGTTCGTGGAAGACAGGAATGAGAAACTGCGCCTGCGTGAATCCGGCTGCGGCCTGTGCGAGATGGAACTGGCGGGTATTGCCCGGGTATGCGAGCGCAGCGGCGTAAAGTGCCTGTCCATCAAGTGCATCAGCGACGCGTTTGACGGAACCGGAGCGGATTTTGAGAAGAACGTAAGAAACAGCGCGGCGAAAGCGTTCAGCGCAATCCGGGAAGTACTTAAAGCGCTCTGATCCTTGTATGATTTATGAATTAATGGTTGTACAAGATTTGAGGAATATGGTATACTTAATCGGTTACCAATAACAATACTATCAACCTGAGACAGGAGGAACCGATTCACATGCAATACACCAAAGAAGTGGAAGAAATGGTCTGTGTTGCGAAGGGTCCGAATCATGGCCCCGCGCCTATTCCCGAAGAGGGAAAATGGATTCAGGCCAAGGAGATTAAAGATATCTCCGGTTATACTCACGGCATTGGCTGGTGCGCTCCCCAGCAGGGCACCTGCAAACTGAGCCTGAACGTGAAGAACGGCGTCATCGAGGAAGCACTGGTGGAGACCATCGGTTGCTCCGGTATGACCCACTCCGCCGCTATGGCCAGTGAGATTCTGCCCGGCAAGACCATCCTGGAAGCCCTGAACACCGACCTGGTGTGCGACGCTATCAATACCGCTATGCGCGAACTGTTCCTGCAGATCGTGTACGGCCGCACCCAGAGCGCCTTCTCCGATGACGGTCTGCGCATCGGCGCCGGTCTGGAAGACCTGGGCAAGGGCCTGCGTTCCATGGTCGGTACCATGTACGGCACCCGCGAAAAGGGCACCCGTTACCTGGAAATGACCGAAGGTTATGTTGTCAAGATGGCACTGGACAAGGACGATCAGGTCTGCGGCTACCAGTTCCTGAGCCTGGGCAAGATGATGGACGCCATCAAGAAGGGCATGTCCCCGAACGAAGCGTACGAAAAGAACCTGGGCACCTACGGCCGGTTCAAGGCTGAAGACGGCGCGGTCAAGTGGATTGACCCGCGTAAGGAATAAGGGGAGGTGTGAGACAAATGGCTTTGTTTGAAAACTATGAAGGCCGCATGCCTCAGCTGCAGCCTGTTCTGGACAAGTACGGATTCAAAAACTTCGAGGAAGTTAAAGCTTTTACCAACGGCAAGGGCGTTGACGCTTACTCCATCGTGGAGAGCACCCAGCCCATCTGCTTTGAGAACGTGAAGTGGGCCTATGAACTGGGCGCCGCTATCGCCATCAAGGAAGGCGCCAAGAACGCTGCTGAAGCCGCCAAGTGGATCGGCACCGCTCTGCAGGCCTTCTGTATCCCCGGTTCTGTTGCGGACCAGCGCCAGGTCGGTATCGGCCACGGCAACCTGGGCGCCATGCTGCTGGACGAGGAAACCGAATGCTTCGCTTTCCTGGCCGGCCACGAATCCTTCGCTGCTGCTGAGGGCGCCATCAAAATCGCCCTGAACGCCAACAAGGTTCGTAAAAAGCCCCTGCGGGTTATCCTGAACGGCCTGGGCAAGGACGCCGCCATGATCATTTCCCGGATCAACGGCTTCACCTATGTGCAGACCAAGTATGACTATCTGTCCGCTGACGTGAAGGAAGATCACGCGCTGACCGTTGTCAAGAAGACCGCTTACTCCAACGGTGACCGTGCCAAGGTTAACTGCTACGGCGCGGACGATGTGCGTGAAGGCGTTGCCATCATGTGGCACGAGGGCGCGGACATCTCCATCACCGGTAACTCCACCAACCCCACCCGTTTCCAGCATCCCGTTGCGGGCACCTACAAGAAGGAACGCTGGGAAGCCGGCAAGAAGTACTTCTCCGTGGCTTCCGGCGGCGGCACCGGCCGTACCCTGCATCCCGACAACATGGCTGCCGGTCCTGCCTCCTACGGTATGACGGACACCATGGGCCGTATGCACTCTGACGCGCAGTTCGCCGGTTCCTCCTCCGTCCCCGCTCACGTGGAGATGATGGGTTTCCTGGGCGCCGGTAACAACCCCATGGTCGGTATGACCGTTGCTGTGGCTGTGGCTGTGCAGGAAGCAATGAACAAGTAAATCCAAATGATCAACACTCCCGAAGATTCTTCGGGAGTGTTTTCATTTGGAAATGAATACTGAAAACTTAAGACTTAAAACTTAAAAATATGGAGGTTACTGCCATACACTCCGGTGATCGTTGTCAGGCTTGCGAAAAGGGAAAGGGTATATTAAAATACATGCGTATGTGCACCTCGTGGAGAAACGGAGGTCGGAATCATGAGCGGACAGAAAACGGTCTGGGTAACCGGTGCTTCCAGCGGACTGGGACTGCACACCGCGATGCAGCTGCAGAAAGACGGCTGGCGCGTGATTGCCGGCGCCCGTAGCTTTGAAGAAGGCGAAACCGACGGCATGTACCGGCTGAAGCTGGACGTGACGGACGAAGAAAGCGTCCGGCGCTTCTGCGAGAAGGCGGCTGAGATAGCTCCGCCGGATGCCCTGGTGCAGTGCGCGGGCATGCTGGTGCTGGGTTCCTGCGAGGAGACCGGAACCGAAGAGTTCCGCCGGGTAATCGACACCAACTACCTGGGCATGGTCCGGGTAAACCGGGCTGTGCTTCCGATCATGCGGGCACAGGGCGGCGGCAAGATTGTGATGTTTTCCTCCATCAACGGCCTGCTGGGCATTCCTTTCCAGAGCGCCTATACGGCGAGCAAGCATGCCATTGAAGGATACGCGGAGTGCCTGGCCCTGGAGGTTAAGCCTTTCGGCATCCAGGTGATGCTGGTGGAGCCCGGGGATCACCGGAGCGGAAGTGACAAGTACCGTCCCCACGCGGCAGCCATGAACGACAATTCTCCCTATGCCGCGGAATACGAAAGCTCGGTATCCGTCATTGCCCATGACGAACATAACGGATCCGATCCGGACGTGCTGGGCCGGAAGATAGCCCGGACGCTGGATAAAAAGAAGATTCCCTTCCGGAAACGGATTGCCAGTCCGGATCAGCACCTGGCGGTGTATGTGCACAAGCTGCTGCCGGCGAAACTGAATGCGGCGATCCTGAGACAATATTACATTCGAAAGAAGAAACCGTAATGAAGATGATGAAACGACTG is a window encoding:
- a CDS encoding iron-sulfur cluster assembly scaffold protein, with product MQYTKEVEEMVCVAKGPNHGPAPIPEEGKWIQAKEIKDISGYTHGIGWCAPQQGTCKLSLNVKNGVIEEALVETIGCSGMTHSAAMASEILPGKTILEALNTDLVCDAINTAMRELFLQIVYGRTQSAFSDDGLRIGAGLEDLGKGLRSMVGTMYGTREKGTRYLEMTEGYVVKMALDKDDQVCGYQFLSLGKMMDAIKKGMSPNEAYEKNLGTYGRFKAEDGAVKWIDPRKE
- a CDS encoding prolipoprotein diacylglyceryl transferase family protein codes for the protein MLSATTLYFAILALSILVSGSLFLLSVRKHGLSVPLAAGIFIAGLVLAYFFAKGVYVALNYSALKANGAGKWFLLVPEQFSFVGGAIGFCLAPVLFRAKKRREIPAYLDQLAFPAGLLAALMRFDEIFLGELGLADLRDIGLQDMTDGDLFARFPFAVKDSWGVWYLAVCTIAALMILVIVGCMALRARKGRPLPEGLRFERFVFLVCAVRLFLELTRLDCLIFFFVHVDQVLAAVVMLILFIRAGYRVKQRSGRFPGWALVIYLISYVLNGIMQYAMDKPWHFQSLLPEGVYNWLAYNLSSFGTCVLLATTIVTVILYLCLCRKETKTAGEAPAA
- a CDS encoding SDR family oxidoreductase — encoded protein: MSGQKTVWVTGASSGLGLHTAMQLQKDGWRVIAGARSFEEGETDGMYRLKLDVTDEESVRRFCEKAAEIAPPDALVQCAGMLVLGSCEETGTEEFRRVIDTNYLGMVRVNRAVLPIMRAQGGGKIVMFSSINGLLGIPFQSAYTASKHAIEGYAECLALEVKPFGIQVMLVEPGDHRSGSDKYRPHAAAMNDNSPYAAEYESSVSVIAHDEHNGSDPDVLGRKIARTLDKKKIPFRKRIASPDQHLAVYVHKLLPAKLNAAILRQYYIRKKKP
- a CDS encoding phosphodiester glycosidase family protein; amino-acid sequence: MDNKHCNFHVLLLLLLLLLVLPLFASADGTTISYEGTDYPQDAEYIDLGNFVVTDFDAFTAFLDQMPSLRQVDMWQNRMTADQCDMLAARYPDMRWGWTMVIRNRDHEHLVRTDYTSWSTLHNDTSAKHNSEDFSVLKYCWNLMALDVGHNNVTNLDFLYDLPNLRILIVACNTIEDITPIASLKHLEYLELFKNRILDISPLEGLDHLMDLNLCFNRIEDLSPVLKLPNLKRLWMYSCRKINAVPVGEDVDAIRAAFPNTNINTTHYSTLGGWRMITQTKRDPHYEVILKNFGENHLHPRTEYVPFEDSWPSEDVVIPESEEPLELLAPQDFSDKGYMLPIDYSIGSAPKASGYTGNDTYSDSTITVSIGSGVYEDCQYWTADILLKDASQLRTLAASLNGSFETTGQMDAIRLAERANAVLAINGDYFSSTEKRGLGYIVRQGTLYENNLDPVGKWNALLMDVLLVDEDGDFTGIHQPQEGSVPAHINGKRVLNSFSFGPILVENGRPVDDFRGTDRWINMAWMDPRQRICICQVDHLHYKVVCCAGPSQKNGGMTLHQFADFVATLDVKIAYNLDGGDSTLLFFRGNKVNELGYQSQRKLTDIIYFASAE
- the rpsB gene encoding 30S ribosomal protein S2 — translated: MAVISMKQLLEAGVHFGHQTRRWNPKMAQYIFTERNGIYIIDLQKTVRKVDEAYAFVRDIAMEGKSILFVGTKKQAQESIESEAKRCNMFYVNNRWLGGMLTNFKTIRTRIERLNQIDKMEQSGQFDVLPKKEVIKLIHEREKLETNLGGIREMKKLPGALFVVDPRKEHIAVTEARILGIPIVGIVDTNCDPDEIDYVIPGNDDAIRAVKLIAGKLADAVLEGKQGEQVEAEAEEAPAEAEEKPAEEATEA
- a CDS encoding GGGtGRT protein, with translation MALFENYEGRMPQLQPVLDKYGFKNFEEVKAFTNGKGVDAYSIVESTQPICFENVKWAYELGAAIAIKEGAKNAAEAAKWIGTALQAFCIPGSVADQRQVGIGHGNLGAMLLDEETECFAFLAGHESFAAAEGAIKIALNANKVRKKPLRVILNGLGKDAAMIISRINGFTYVQTKYDYLSADVKEDHALTVVKKTAYSNGDRAKVNCYGADDVREGVAIMWHEGADISITGNSTNPTRFQHPVAGTYKKERWEAGKKYFSVASGGGTGRTLHPDNMAAGPASYGMTDTMGRMHSDAQFAGSSSVPAHVEMMGFLGAGNNPMVGMTVAVAVAVQEAMNK
- the tsf gene encoding translation elongation factor Ts, translated to MAAITSAMVKELRERTSAGMMDCKKALVESDGDMDKAIEWLREKGLSQAAKKASRIAAEGVVAQYTNDEGTIGAIVEVNCETDFVAKTDNFIGFANKVAKQVALANPADVDALMAQAFVDDNSKTISDLVSDATVAIGEKISVRRFSRYETTGVVSTYIHLGGKVGVMVEVAADAAGRASEDVKTFAHDLALQIAAAKPEAVRREEVDVEKLEKEKEILRAQALNEGKPEKIVDRMVEGRIEKYYKEVCLLEQPFVKDPDKNIKGLMGEIAKAAGAELDVVKFSRFERGEGIEKRKDDLAAEIAAMQK
- a CDS encoding NADH peroxidase gives rise to the protein MMKWVCPVCGYVHEGPEPPEKCPVCKVPGSKFIKQEGEMTWAAEHVVGVAKDVPEEIKAGLRSNFEGECCEVGMYLAMGRAAAREGYPEIAEYWKTAAFEEAEHAAKFAELLGEVLSPSTKENLRVRVEAENGATQGKTDLAKKAKELGLDAIHDTVHEMARDEARHGKAFKGLLERYFGK
- the mtnN gene encoding 5'-methylthioadenosine/S-adenosylhomocysteine nucleosidase encodes the protein MKIGLLIAITRELEAFLQSGEERTEEIVAGRTIYKTRMEGHEIYAVCSGCGEIDASSATMLLIVKYGCELILNFGVTGALLEDLKVEDLFVAEKAWHYDFDITAFGGTEKLGQYSEYPDEFIPLDAGLVNLVTEKIPGIRKIAVASADKFVEDRNEKLRLRESGCGLCEMELAGIARVCERSGVKCLSIKCISDAFDGTGADFEKNVRNSAAKAFSAIREVLKAL